In the genome of Chaetodon auriga isolate fChaAug3 chromosome 15, fChaAug3.hap1, whole genome shotgun sequence, one region contains:
- the LOC143332947 gene encoding C4b-binding protein isoform X1, which yields MGTVRLYPLLLLLLFGSSKRAISQFPGWTGEVEVSGETEWIPQPDFIDDIYWSGVAPLCLGGCKARHQELRRDSCGDSSCCWLGYKSLCRVNCGRPDVDYNGVVYGNDWWVGSVVRYTCRSGFMLVGSPTRSCQPNGLWTPKPLCLRMCQRGRIEISERELNGTCNSTCAYKSYFGPPKQGCTRIDNCRKKETGWKRFFSQCVPCICDCALSCGESPPNHTVRPE from the exons ATGGGCACTGTGAGGTTAtatccactgctgctgctgctgctgtttgggtCCTCCAAAAGAGCCATTTCTCAGTTTCCTGGATGGACTGGAGAGGTGGAAGTTAGTG gtgAGACAGAATGGATTCCACAACCAGATTTCATAGACGACATCTATTGGTCTGGGGTAGCACCGCTTTGTTTAGGAGGCTGTAAGGCGCGGCACCAGGAGCTGAGGAGAGATAGCTGTGGAGACtcgagctgctgctggctcgGCTACAAGTCCCTGTGCAGAG TGAACTGTGGGAGGCCAGATGTGGACTATAATGGAGTAGTGTATGGTAACGACTGGTGGGTGGGCTCTGTGGTGAGGTACACCTGTCGCTCCGGCTTCATGCTGGTGGGAAGTCCTACCAGATCTTGCCAGCCTAATGGCCTCTGGACCCCGAAACCTCTCTGCCTCC GAATGTGTCAGAGGGGACGCATTGAGATCAGTGAGAGGGAGCTCAATGGGACGTGCAACTCCACCTGCGCATATAAGAGCTACTTCGGCCCACCCAAACAAGGCTGCACCCGGATAGACAACTGCAGGAAGAAGGAGACCGGCTGGAAACGCTTCTTTTCACAGTGTGTCCCTTGCATTTGTGACTGCGCTTTATCATGTGGTGAGTCGCCTCCAAACCACACAGTCAGGCCTGAATGA
- the c2cd2l gene encoding phospholipid transfer protein C2CD2L: protein MELRELGWLCLVGLFLASLLIVLGWLLQYSLTLLRLRRARKTGEQDGGDPGWQQLSLIQPHHSWARGVWSFLLKLRPGRDGGSEDGVKGLLTSLFSFKSFREHWQRTWVKALNEQACRHGSSIQITFDSSLQLTAASAIDSVTCADQSAHRMVLHCKCWVDTVTFPVTVTQQSPAAVSMDTYQITIAPMVTKVAVCLEEVEDEGLLMSWTLSKQPSFTLTVSPCKLQRQGAEGEADLDMIKGLIEDTLFSTQPAMVLNLKTCASSPMASKDHLSVGLNPAPQSVLVRRLLLRQLRATLTKGQWSRSGELCCVLNLDQPSTERTTRFLSVPSNASAPLEWSEELTLELGLETKELRVRLLERNGKREQFLPGHASIVLDPRCKVPTGQHVLSISPGHGLAPNATVTAELLYVETEEPCSGHNALPLRSSLTPTKKVDVDRTIMPDGTIVTTVTTVQSRIKLERSPGESPLRSPSKVEVTEKKPTILSDGRGSPHSSKSSRLSNGLDPVAETAIRQLTESASKAARKTPTKRSTLIISGVSKVPLSEDDCVLSSGYAAAMDAAMHGNHYGSGHHQDPDETTPSDVSERPSVDDVESDTGSTGALETRSLKDHKVGFLQSGSKLLFRRRHREKEPCLSQSHEDISNMGNNFAAAAASSRKKSGSFSRRLIKRFSFRSSGKSKGKATATNGGASSLDN, encoded by the exons ATGGAGCTCCGGGAGTTGGGCTGGCTGTGTCTGGTGGGTCTCTTCCTGGCCTCCTTGCTCATCGTGCTGGGATGGCTGCTCCAGTACTCCCTCACCCTGCTGCGGCTGCGGAGAGCCAGGAAGACAGGAGAGCAGGACGGGGGAGACCCAGGCTGGCAGCAGCTCTCCCTCATACAGCCCCACCACAGCTGGGCTAGAGGTGTGTGGAGCTTCCTGCTGAAGCTCCGCCCGGGCCGGGATGGAGGATCTGAGGACGGGGTTAAAGGCTTGCTGACCTCCCTGTTCTCCTTCAAGTCCTTCAGGGAGCACTGGCAGAGAACCTGGGTCAAAGCTCTGAATGAGCAAGCTTGCAGGCATGGG AGCTCCATCCAGATCACTTTTGACAGCAGTCTCCAGTTAACTGCTGCCTCTGCCATAGATAGCGTGACCTGCGCTGACCAGTCGGCACACCGAATG GTCCTACACTGTAAATGCTGGGTGGACACGGTGACTTTTCCTGTGACGGTCACCCAGCAGTCACCCGCAGCCGTTTCCATGGACACCTATCAGATCACTATAgcaccaatggtgacaaag GTGGCGGTGTgtctggaggaggtggaggacgagGGGCTGCTCATGTCCTGGACTCTTTCCAAGCAGCCATCGTTCACTTTGACCGTGTCTCCGTGCAAGCTGCAGAGACAG gGCGCTGAGGGTGAGGCGGACCTGGACATGATTAAAGGACTGATAGAGGATACTCTGTTCAGCACTCAGCCAGCCATGGTCCTCAACCTCAAGACTTGTGCGTCCAGTCCCATg GCTTCCAAGGACCATCTGTCGGTGGGATTGAACCCTGCCCCCCAGAGCGTTTTGGTGAGACGACTACTGCTCCGGCAGCTCAGGGCGACCTTAACTAAAG GTCAGTGGTCTCGATCAGGGGAGCTGTGCTGTGTCCTGAACCTGGACCAACCCTCCACAGAGAGGACAACCCGCTTCCTGTCCGTGCCCAGCAACGCCAGCGCCCCACTGGAATGGAGTGAAGAGCTTACTCT GGAGCTGGGCCTAGAAACCAAAGAGCTGAGAGTAAGACTTCTGGAGCGGAATGGCAAACGGGAAC AATTCCTGCCTGGTCACGCCTCCATCGTCCTGGACCCGCGGTGCAAAGTTCCTACTGGACAACATGTACTGTCAATAAGCCCCGGCCACGGCTTGGCACCAAACGCGACTGTCACAGCAGAG ctgctgtatGTGGAAACAGAGGAGCCTTGCAGCGGCCACAATGCTTTGCCACTTCGCTCCTCACTCACACCCACCAAGAAAGTCGATGTGGACAGAACCATCATGCCAGATGGAACCATCGTCACCACCGTCACCACCGTCCAGTCTCGAATCAAACTGGAACGCAGTCCAG GTGAATCTCCTTTGCGTTCGCCGTCCAAAGTGGAGGTGACTGAGAAGAAACCCACCATCCTGTCAGACGGCAGAGGCAGTCCCCACTCCAGCA AGAGCAGCCGCCTCTCCAATGGCCTTGATCCCGTTGCAGAGACGGCCATTCGGCAGCTGACAGAGTCCGCCTCCAAAGCAGCTCGGAAGACACCAACAAAGAGGAGCACGCTGATCATCTCGGGCGTGTCAAAG GTTCCGCTGTCAGAGGACGACTGTGTGTTATCAAGTGGCTACGCTGCAGCCATGGACGCAGCCATGCACGGCAACCATTACGGCTCGGGGCATCACCAGGACCCAGATGAAACCACACCCTCGGACGTGTCGGAGCGTCCATCTGTGGACGATGTGGAATCAGATACTGGTTCCACCGGTGCCTTGGAAACCCGCAGTCTCAAGGACCATAAAG TTGGCTTTCTACAGAGTGGGTCGAAGCTGTTGTTCCGCAGAAGACATCGAGAGAAGGAGCCCTGCCTTAGCCAATCCCACGAAGACATCTCCAACATGGGCAATAACtttgctgctgccgctgctagCAGCCGCAAGAAGTCAGGCAGCTTCTCCCGGCGTCTCATCAAACGCTTCTCTTTCCGCTCGTCAGGCAAATCAAAAGGCAAAGCCACTGCTACCAACGGAGGAGCGAGCTCGCTGGATAACTGA
- the LOC143332947 gene encoding C4b-binding protein isoform X2, translating into MGTVRLYPLLLLLLFGSSKRAISQFPGWTGEVEVSGETEWIPQPDFIDDIYWSGVAPLCLGGCKARHQELRRDSCGDSSCCWLGYKSLCRVNCGRPDVDYNGVVYGNDWWVGSVVRYTCRSGFMLVGSPTRSCQPNGLWTPKPLCLRMCQRGRIEISERELNGTCNSTCAYKSYFGPPKQGCTRIDNCRKKETGWKRFFSQCVPCICDCALSCASTV; encoded by the exons ATGGGCACTGTGAGGTTAtatccactgctgctgctgctgctgtttgggtCCTCCAAAAGAGCCATTTCTCAGTTTCCTGGATGGACTGGAGAGGTGGAAGTTAGTG gtgAGACAGAATGGATTCCACAACCAGATTTCATAGACGACATCTATTGGTCTGGGGTAGCACCGCTTTGTTTAGGAGGCTGTAAGGCGCGGCACCAGGAGCTGAGGAGAGATAGCTGTGGAGACtcgagctgctgctggctcgGCTACAAGTCCCTGTGCAGAG TGAACTGTGGGAGGCCAGATGTGGACTATAATGGAGTAGTGTATGGTAACGACTGGTGGGTGGGCTCTGTGGTGAGGTACACCTGTCGCTCCGGCTTCATGCTGGTGGGAAGTCCTACCAGATCTTGCCAGCCTAATGGCCTCTGGACCCCGAAACCTCTCTGCCTCC GAATGTGTCAGAGGGGACGCATTGAGATCAGTGAGAGGGAGCTCAATGGGACGTGCAACTCCACCTGCGCATATAAGAGCTACTTCGGCCCACCCAAACAAGGCTGCACCCGGATAGACAACTGCAGGAAGAAGGAGACCGGCTGGAAACGCTTCTTTTCACAGTGTGTCCCTTGCATTTGTGACTGCGCTTTATCATGTG catctACAGTCTGA
- the hinfp gene encoding histone H4 transcription factor translates to MPPNKRIHKKTLKLECEWSSCQESFSRMENFCKHAEGHLTALNMAEEDEEVEGERNCLWRDCGFCSVEGPEELRRHLFFHCYHTKLKQLGQQVLNAQPEMGTCSIGYHNRNSIPEIPDNFICLWEECEQPPYENPEWFYRHVEMHGLCMDVPAGDCEFPIRCGWKDCEATAKGRPKLREHLRSHTQEKVVACPGCGGMYANNTKFFDHIIRQNAMEGQRFQCSHCSKRFATERLLRDHMRTHVSHYKCPLCDMTCPSPSSLRNHVKFRHSNEKPYSCEYCEYRCKNLVDLRKHLDSHSSEPAFHCEVPGCDFTSRTLVTMKIHHKKEHEGNFVARYKCHVCDQCFTRGNNLTVHLHKKHQFKWPSGHPRFRYKEHEDGFLRLQLIRYESVELTEQLMRERQNRQADEDEDDGHAEGHELDEESQGAPPSELQVELRGVLLEEQRTEEPSISAEEGSQEDGMLYVLTGGLS, encoded by the exons ATGCCGCCCAACAAACGGATCcataagaaaacactgaagttgGAGTGTGAATGGAGTTCGTGTCAGGAGTCGTTCAGTCGGATGGAGAACTTCTGCAAGCATGCGGAGGGTCACCTTACTGCTCTGAACATGgcggaggaggatgaagaagtaGAAG GGGAGAGAAACTGTCTTTGGAGAGACTGTGGCTTCTGTTCTGTGGAGGGTCCTGAAGAGCTGCGAAGACATCTGTTCTTTCACTGTTACCACACTAAGTTGAAGCAGTTGGGTCAGCAGGTGCTTAACGCCCAGCCGGAAATGGGCACCTGCTCCATCGGCTACCACAACCGCAACAGCATCCCTGAAATCCCAGACAATTTTATCTGCCTTTGGGAGGAATGTGAG CAACCACCATACGAAAACCCAGAGTGGTTCTATCGCCACGTAGAGATGCATGGCCTGTGCATGGATGTGCCAGCAGGAGACTGTGAATTCCCAATACGCTGTGGGTGGAAAG ATTGCGAAGCCACTGCTAAAGGGCGTCCGAAGCTGCGGGAGCACCTGCGGAGCCACACCCAGGAGAAGGTTGTGGCATGTCCAGGCTGTGGGGGGATGTACGCCAACAACACCAAGTTCTTTGACCACATCATAAGACAGAACGCCATGGAAG GTCAGAGGTTCCAGTGTTCTCACTGTTCCAAACGTTTTGCAACAGAACGACTACTGAGAGACCACATGAGAACCCACG TGAGTCACTACAAATGCCCGCTGTGTGACATGACGTGTCCATCGCCGTCTTCACTGCGCAACCATGTTAAGTTCCGCCACAGTAACGAGAAGCCATACAGCTGTGAATACTGTGAATACAG GTGCAAGAATCTAGTCGACTTGCGCAAACACCTGGATAGCCACAGCAGCGAGCCGGCATTCCACTGCGAGGTTCCCGGCTGCGACTTCACCTCTCGTACCCTGGTGACCATGAAGATTCACCACAAAAAAGAGCATGAG GGGAATTTTGTAGCTCGTTATAAGTGCCATGTGTGCGATCAGTGCTTCACCAGGGGCAACAACCTAACTGTTCACCTGCACAAAAAGCACCAATTCAAATGGCCATCTGGACACCCCAGGTTCAG GTACAAGGAGCATGAGGACGGCTTCTTGCGGCTGCAGCTGATTCGCTACGAGAGCGTGGagctgacagagcagctgatgaGGGAAAGACAAAATAGGCAagcagatgaggatgaggacgaTGGCCACGCTGAGGGTCACGAGCTGGATGAAGAGTCCCAGGGTGCGCCTCCttcagagctgcaggtggaACTGAGAGGGGTGCTGTTGGAGGAACAAAGGACCGAGGAGCCATCCATCAGCGCTGAGGAGGGCAGTCAGGAAGACGGCATGTTGTACGTTCTCACTGGAGGCTTGTCGTGA
- the dpagt1 gene encoding UDP-N-acetylglucosamine--dolichyl-phosphate N-acetylglucosaminephosphotransferase gives MPGNTSPVPVLPLVISCFMSALGCMATLKLIPAFKDHFISARLCGIDLNKTTKKEVPESQGVISGTVFLIILFCFIPVPFLSCFVGDQCMGFPHDEFVQLIGALLAICCMIFLGFADDVLNLRWRHKLLLPTMASLPLLMVYFTNFGNTVIVVPKPFRALLGLHLDMGILYYVYMGMLAVFCTNAINILAGINGIESGQALFISGSIIIFNLLELSGDYRDDHVFSLYFMIPFFFTTLALFYHNWYPSSAFVGDTFCYFAGMTFAVVGILGHFSKTMLLFFIPQVVNFVYSLPQLFRIIPCPRHRLPRLNPDTGKLGMSYSKFKRKDLSKLGHLILTVAELLKLLDVRRGQEGDDEFIECNNMTIINLALKLLGPTHERNLTIIMLIIQVMGSAVAFGIRYHLVRLFYDV, from the exons ATGCCTGGAAACACGTCCCCGGTCCCCGTCCTGCCGCTGGTGATCAGCTGTTTCATGTCGGCGCTCGGCTGCATGGCCACACTGAAACTCATTCCTGCTTTCAAAGACCACTTCATCTCTGCCAGATTGTGCGGAATTGACctaaacaaaacaaccaaaaaggAAGT TCCAGAGTCCCAAGGAGTCATCAGTGGGACGgtcttcctcatcatcctcttctgCTTCATCCCAGTGCCTTTCCTTAGCTGCTTTGTAGGAGATCAGTGCATGGGCTTCCCACATGATGAG tttgtgCAGCTGATTGGTGCACTTCTGGCCATCTGTTGCATGATCTTCCTGGGCTTCGCCGATGATGTGCTGAACCTGCGGTGGAGACACAAGCTCCTGCTTCCCACCATGGCTTCCCTGCCGCTGCTCATGGTGTACTTTACTAACTTTGGCAACACGGTCATCGTGGTGCCCAAGCCCTTCAGAGCCCTGCTTGGGCTGCACTTAGATATGG GTATTCTCTACTACGTCTACATGGGTATGCTTGCGGTGTTCTGCACCAACGCCATCAACATCCTCGCGGGAATCAATGGCATCGAGTCAGGTCAAGCCCTGTTCATCTCCGgctccatcatcatcttcaaCCTGCTGGAGCTCAGCG GGGATTACCGTGATGACCATGTTTTCTCCCTCTACTTCATGATACCGTTCTTCTTCACCACATTAGCACTTTTTTACCACAACTG GTACCCCTCATCTGCGTTTGTGGGAGACACTTTCTGCTACTTTGCCGGGATGACGTTTGCTGTCGTCGGCATCCTGGGACACTTCAGCAAAACAATGCTGCTGTTCTTCATTCCTCAAGTGGTTAACTTTGTCTACTCCCTGCCTCAGCTCTTTCGTATCATCCCCTGTCCCAGACACCGGCTCCCCAG GCTGAATCCTGACACGGGCAAACTGGGGATGAGCTACTCCAAATTCAAAAGAAAGGACCTCTCTAAATTAGGACACCTCATTCTGACG GTGGCAGAGTTATTGAAGCTGCTAGACGTGCGAAGAGGCCAGGAGGGAGATGATGAATTTATTGAGTGCAACAACATGACCATAATAAATCTGGCCCTGAAATTGCTCGGTCCCACCCATGAGAGAAACCTCACAATCATCATGCTCATCATACAG gtGATGGGCAGCGCAGTGGCTTTTGGGATCCGTTATCACCTGGTGCGTCTTTTCTACGACGTCTAG